A single window of Zea mays cultivar B73 chromosome 10, Zm-B73-REFERENCE-NAM-5.0, whole genome shotgun sequence DNA harbors:
- the LOC103641970 gene encoding uncharacterized protein: protein MPPGPGVADQAAPPRSPLRGNGAMPPQSPLRIKQDGKFYERLLTRESSAANLSFRYYWAEPGAVPFVWESQPGTPKDVARTATGALPAITPPPSYLLRHGNVAVGRQVAAASVARRDPKSGGRAAARSGKKRRCRLKRIRISFVAGIFRRLSLGKRWRQRPAPPAKVWSSSSSSRWLFSSVATETGEHSLHQVQDEIAVPAHPKQHRTVPVPCRCSFPAMWLLRFRNSFGHGWA from the coding sequence ATGCCTCCCGGTCCCGGCGTCGCAGACCAGGCGGCGCCGCCGCGGAGCCCTCTCCGGGGCAACGGCGCCATGCCGCCGCAGAGCCCGCTCCGCATCAAGCAGGACGGCAAGTTCTACGAGCGGCTCCTCACCAGGGAGAGCTCCGCGGCCAACCTGTCGTTCCGGTACTACTGGGCGGAGCCGGGCGCGGTGCCGTTCGTCTGGGAGTCGCAGCCGGGCACGCCTAAGGACGTCGCACGGACGGCCACCGGCGCGCTCCCAGCCATCACGCCGCCGCCGTCGTACCTTCTCCGGCACGGCAACGTCGCAGTCGGTAGGCAGGTGGCGGCCGCCTCGGTGGCACGCCGTGACCCGAAGAGCGGCGGCAGGGCGGCGGCGAGGAGCGGCAAGAAGCGGCGCTGCAGGCTCAAGAGGATCAGGATCAGCTTCGTCGCCGGCATCTTCCGGCGGCTCAGCCTCGGGAAGAGGTGGCGGCAGCGCCCGGCGCCGCCGGCCAAGGTGTGGTCGTCATCGTCTTCCAGCCGGTGGCTCTTCTCCTCGGTGGCCACGGAGACGGGCGAGCACAGCCTCCACCAGGTCCAGGATGAGATCGCCGTTCCCGCGCACCCGAAACAGCACAGGACCGTGCCGGTGCCGTGCAGGTGCAGCTTTCCCGCCATGTGGCTGCTGCGCTTCCGCAACAGCTTCGGCCACGGCTGGGCGTAG